The Lepeophtheirus salmonis chromosome 13, UVic_Lsal_1.4, whole genome shotgun sequence genome segment gttataattattgaataataagagatgggttattaatatttaatttagtttataatgAATCAATTGTGCAGATggtgataattttttacaatcaaaataCATACCGGGTgcggaattattttttttaacacttgattagtgttggatcagcCTTAGGACTAATTGCCGTATCAGTCTTTTCCCCCCACCCCTttcaatctatatttttatcagtccgatgtttttttaccattcaaagGTTCTTAGGACtaagaattaagaaaataatgaatggtAGCTAAAACGTATAATACGTTCTATTCACACATCTCCTACAGGTATcgtgtctctttgaaagaggttatggaCTATGTTGTAACTTCAGTAACTCAAAGGAAGCAATTTGAGGCCTTAAACtacttaaattaattacaacatAAGTAGATAAAACTTAATACATTTTCAGTGGAAAATGAAAGAAttgctattaataaaaaaaaaaaaaaaaatgacaacacaAACGAATAGTTTCAATCTGAAATGAACTTAAGAATCTccctaaaaaacttaattttatagacTTATAATGTAAACTCACAGACAAAATAAACATGTTATATAGtagaaacagtaaatatatgttcgtggcgagtgtactaacatGAAAAAATCCATCCAGGATATCAAATATACCTTAcccgcgaaatttgaaaagacaccttactttttgaacatacctCGTACATAATGTTTCCTAAATCTTGTACCTGATTCATGCTTTAGTAAGTGTTAAAAAATACCACCGCACCccgtatatttatgtatatattaatttatgttgtaataaaaagtgcttaaaaatcgtactttttaaaaagttatgtatattCTTGCATCAACTTTATGGAAGGAGTTctcttattacattttaaattatgccTCTTTTCATCTAGTTTCATGCAGTGAAAAATAGGCGTGTATCTAAGAGGAAGATTTAGTTATGTATACAAATGGAAATTCAATGAGCTaacctttaaaaatttgtttatatatagcTGAAACACACAAAGTTTGGGGAACATTAATGAATTACTCTAAACATGGTCAGAATACATagtcaaataaattatctatgtaCTACAACCctttctatatatacatatgtatagttACCCTGTGTCATATAACTACAAATTccctcatttttaaaataactaaaaatcgAGATGTACCACGGCTAAAAATGTGACAAACAGTGTTTATTTGGATACAATATCCTTCAAATACGGTTACGAAGACGATTGAGTGACacaattgaataaatatccCTAAACTCCTCTGCGTTGGGACTCTTAGGTCACTCTCAAACTAACATTTCTTGATGTGAATGTTGTCCTACAGCAAGATGATCCCCTGGAGACTTTATCAATTTGATTGTGCGCTTCCTCGATGATGGATTTTCCTATTAGGACAACAAATTCTGACCAACATTTTCATTTAATGCCAACAACCTTGGCTACGGTTTCTGGTCGTATGTTGAGAGCAAGCTAATCAAGGTTCTAATAGTTTCCTTTAATTAAGTGTTGGAGAAGAGGGACGAAAGGCCTATTCAGGATTCGTTTGGAGACCATTGTCAAGGCTTAGAGTAGCTATAATTAGCTTTAAAATTAGTGGGAGCACATTTTATGATAAACACATTtgggagaaaataagtatttgaccCCTTTCAGATTTCGTAAGTTTGCCCACTGGCATAGAAAAGAAGGCTCTATAGGTAAGTTAAATTTTAACAGTGAAAtacatcatataaataaaggaaaaaaggtttggaggaagaaaaattcTGAGTATAACGGTCCAAGAGCACCATAACCACCGTTAAGCAGGTGGTGGAAGCATTATGTTTCGGGAGTGTTTCTCTGTTAATGGGAAATGACGATCCCATCTCATGGAAGATAAATCTTGGGCGACAGCCTTCTTCTTTATGTGTAGGGCACTGGAAAAAGGTCGTGTAATAGGTCTTCCAAGACAACTATGGTCCAAAACCTACGACCATGGCAACAAAAGAGGTGCTCAAGAAGAGATACATAGCCAGTCTCCAAACATCATTCCCATAGAAAATCTATATCggtgggcaaacttacaaaatcggcaactgtatcttgttgaagtttttgATAGGTGATGTGGGGAAATAATAGTTATCTGACACtcagtaaatatacatatgtatagatCCATGGAATATAAATTGTGCGATTCATTACCCAGTGGATGTGATGGGATTCATCGTGATATCTTTATGTATTTCTTCCGACGACGACGGAGGTTTCATCACTGAAGGACTGGAGCATGAAACATATCCTGATGAGAGTGTCGTTGGAGGAGGGcctgaaataatattaataagactATTGTAACAAATAAGAAAACAGCAAATCTCTCTAAAACCTTTATCACTATTTAAGCTACTCGACTCTTCTGTTTGCTCTGACTCATAATCACTTTGAAGTGTCTTAAATGTATCATCATCGATGCGACTAGAGGTTCGTCCACTCGTAATGGAAGAACATGAGTTACTCGATTCAACAATCACCTTAGGATCTTTGTTAAGAAGTGTCGTCTGTAAATAAACacacatttaaaagaaatatgaagGAATAACAATTTGATTAATTCACGGATTACCATTGAGTTGGAGCGATCAaacttttgatgtatttttgtacCGTAGACTGTGTCATCCGTGTTGAACTTATCAACCATATTCTTTGATATAAACCCAGCACTCAGTTTCCTTTCCACCTCATCAAACTGAATCCGTTTGTCCTTGCTCAATATATAAAATCGAACCCCATACAAAATCCCAAAAATCCCAACCAGTACACATGCACTCGTTATACCCATGTAGAACCCAATTGGGATATAacctaaaataaaaacttaagcATAAACCCCACGACCAGCAAGCCAGAATATAAAACAGCATACGAGAACAATAGCCAAGTGTGGAAGTAGGATTACTCCAAGGACCCCAGAACTCCTTTTTGGATCCAGAGCCAAATGTTACAGCTCTAACAGTCACATTATATGGTTCAGCTTTTGTAGAGGATGAGCCACAATCAGAAATGATCCAATCATCAGGATCATCTAAGTCATTGAGGGATACACTCATGACGGACTGTTCTTTAGTGGATGGGAATATTGGAGCTACGAGATTTTCTCCCTTGGTTAATCGGACCTCATAATGACTTATTTCTCCTCCTTTATGAAAACTGTCCATGTCCCAGGATACTTGTAGCAACGTGGAGTTCTCAAAGTAAACGATTGGATCCTTCATCTTTCCAGATTCTgtgtaagacaaaaaaaaaaaaatatattcatggtaATAATCTTAAAACAATTAACATACCTCCAGAGGGCGTGACAAAACTCTGATTATTCCAAACTAGTCCACAGGAGGGAGCATCAAATTGTGGTATAGATGTGCAAGCTCTTATTGCAATGTGGTATTTGGTATTACTAACTAGAAACTTGGAGTCAAGCACTTCTGAGGTAAGAGTCTTGGATTGAAAAAAGGTTCGGATAAAGCTTCCGGCATAATTGATGTATGATCCTTCTATTTGATAAAAGGAAATCGGTCCATTGGGCTTTAGAGGAGGATCCCAGGATAGGAACacttttctataataaattatatatgttaatataatagACGAATcattacaattaagaatttgatGATTACCTAGGAGGTTTAActgtaatttgaaaatttctagGAGGACTTCCGGGACGTGCTGGAGATGTTCGATTTACAACATAATCCGATACTTCGCCTTCTCCGCCACGAGTGACAACGGAAACCCcaactttataatatacatatggatCCAGATCATTGACTATAAACTCTGACTTGTCCGGATCAGCCATGGCTGTTTTGAGTGAATTATTGTCACATTTGGCATCTGGGTTAGGGGAATTAATGGCACAATAACTTATCTTATAGCCACTAACAATGCCAACACGATCAGAGCAATCCAAGCGCCAACGAACCTTGAGCCTGGTTGTTTGCACCAGATCaacaaacacattttttaactttccattcactattttaaattaaatgacaaaaaaataaaaattatatgattctACCAAGAGAAAATACCTTTATTCGCAATGATAGTACAAGTTGCCCAAACCATTCCAGAGGAGTACTCTTTTGAGTTTGCAGATACAGCAAATTGGTACAAGAAGTTAGGATCAACGGTTATGTTTGTGGAGCGGACATCCCGATCCACAAAAACCCAGTCCAAATATCCTTTGCATTGATACGGTCTATCACGTTCCGACTGACACCAAAAAACTGTATAGTTATCAACCATCTCATAATGGATTGGTTTAAGCCAAGAAACTTCAAACTTATCGTCATCATAAGCAATTTTTGTAAAGGATCTTGGTTGGAGTTgtttcacttaaaaaaaaacatacagatTTCATCCAAAAACGAAGTAAATTTTACTTACATTTGTCATAGTCGGCTACAAATACTTTAGATGTGGATGGAGCCTGACCAACAAAGTTTTCTGAcgttatataaaatgtataactatTTAAAGACATCCTTGGAAAGTATGCATAGGCAGAAGTCACCCATTTGGGACTAATGGGCCTATGTGAGTAAAAtgtgtcatattaaaagaaatatatgcatttattttaaatacaagggtaacaaaattaaatatgcgGTGGTTCCAGTATCTCGATTCGTAGGCATTAGCTAGttccattttaaaatgtattgataCTGAggcaaaatttaagaatttttactCAATAACAATGATGAAATTCCCTAATTTAACTGTCTTTATAGACTATActctaaagtttttttaaatggtaatcTGACTCATGAGAGCGTTGGATCCTCtagaaaaatctaaaatctCAAGTACATCGGGCCGTTAGGATAAAAATAATGTCCTTGGCGGAAagagatgaataaaaattgtcgTGCAACATCTCATACCGCGtagaaacttgaaacttacacacttacATATATTAGATTGATTTGAATGGGGAATCTGTGTGGGGAAATTAGAACTGTATACTGTATAGGTAGCCATGCATGCTGTGGACCCGACTCCATTCGCAAACCTTGGAACTATTTTTGCAAGAAGCCTGTCGCCAAAAGAATAAATCGAATTGACATTGggtatgtatcagaaaaagattattaaatatttttgttaaatgtataaatataaatatagaatgacagtctattttctatttgatttccAAGCGTGTAAATTCCTAGCTTCCAGCCGGTATAACCTTGAACGAATATCTTAAACAGCTGCACTAAATTGCTTACACGAAGATTTTGGTCTTTCAAATGATGTGCAAAATGggtatcattaatatttttttgaagactacacaaaaattcctttataaagTCCAGACATTACTTCAGGacttattattttccattttatgaaagaaaattgagATTGACTTGccactagtgttgtgtcggtctttatttattcggtccagtccagatTTAGGACCGGTCGTATCCTTAAGACCATTGGTCCTCAGGACTTGTCTTTAAGACTGTCtctccttgggaccggtccttaactgttggtccttggaattaaatatttatgaagattataatccattattaaaaaagggaatcattaaaaggaggaaaaacagCCTCATTGACGTCATGAGGAATCGAtattaccttctttaaggaccgacacgTGGGACTGGACCGCGGTCCTAAATATGGACCGACACAGCACTACTTACCACTTTTTTGAGGAAACCCAGGAGGTCAACAATCTCTAGATGGGGATCACCATAAGCAGTATGAAACAAACGGCCTTTAATGAAGGCTTTAGCAAACGGGAAAATCGGTGGAacaagtttattgaaaaataatattttataatttaaattgttatagGTTTATACACATCTTGAACTTTGTTATCctattgttaaaaaaacctAAACTTACACAACTTTGTCTCCCTCAAAAACTTCCGTGACGCGATAACCAAAGTTTGGACCTAATTCCTCTTCTTTTTCCACTTGCTgccaatatacataaatatcccGACTATCGAATCCACTAATTATTTCAAAGCTTCCAATAACTGTATTTGGAGATTTAACAGGAACGGACGGAAGTGTACGAGCATTGCCCAATCTCTCCTCACTCCAAAGAGGATCCTCATGACTAAAATTACGCTAAAAAAGAGCAACCAAGAAAAGATGAGTGAGTGGTTTTTCAAACGATGAAAAAtcaaagctttaaaccaagtggCGAAATGATAACTTTCTTTTCCGCTAGAAGCGTCGAGTAGACTTAAATATTCCTCTATAGCTGTCTAtgcaacctccatgaattttgtcaataatgaaaaaatatatacaatgtgcggccgttgtttaacaacgaactttgagtACATACGCAGGTAAGACGTTGCAGGAGCGTCTGCAGAAGGGGAGCTTCTCTCCCAATTAAGGAgatttgctttttattaaaaaagtaaaattgaagaattaaaaaaaaaataataatcgaaatttaatgacatttaaaaaaaaatcccaacaaaattaaaatttgttaatttttattcaaaaaaattatttttcttgtggaaagctatggatttttgaaatttttctcaaaaaaataaaaaataaatagggacTGTTTTATGAAATCACAAcagattatcaatttttaaactcTAAAGAGGAAGTccaatttctgtcaaaaattcaaattactccgtgGCAGCCTTTTCCCTTGagttaaactttaaaaaatatacatgaaatatgaaaaatccaagATAAGAAGTAGTCAAAATCATCGTTTAAAATCATATTGAGTTTTGCCACGATTCTAGCTCCGCGCATCTGAAGACAAGTTGTTCCGGACGTTAAACAGTCCATATTAGGATAATTAACTCGTGAATAATGTGACTGTCTCCTGCAACTCTGTTCTTTCTCCTTATATTCTCAACTACATCCATCTTAGTCAACAGCTGAAATTTAGATGAAGCTTATTTCCTAACTTGGGGCCTCTATATATTTCTTCGGCTatgaataaactattttaactGAAGTTAATTAATAGAGTAAATTCTGCgaagagaaaataaagtttgcATATGTCCTAAGAGAAAATGATTAACTGACGTCATCTGCATAAAAGAAACCTACTCAAGCTAACAGACCCATTTTtccacttggtttatagctaGAATGTACATACCTTTCCCGAAAGAAGCCGTATTCGAACGGTGTAATTGGTGTAGGCCTTCAAGTCTGTGAGGAAGTACTTGAAAGTGAAGTTATTCATGGGTTCTTTGCCTACATCTAAATTTATCCAACTGCTTTCATACTCAGACTTGTATTGAATCCATTGATATAGACCAGGTGAGAAATACCTTAGTTCCAATGGGATTTGGTATTCGAGTATAAGAGTGGATTGATCATGAGACGTGATTTGAACTTTGTTCACGGGATCAGGTTGAACTAAATTATAGTTGGAAGATAAGATAACagacaatatgtttttttttttgttttttttttgtgattgggTATTGCAAAAAGATCTAGAAACTCCTAACtttgttgtaaatattaatttatcaatatcttgtaaataaaaagaCGACTGCAATGATTAAGTCAGAGAActgccaatttttttaaatatcaatgtcTTATTCATAGGGTTATTTCCCCGGATATGTCCGTTTTTAGGAGAGACAAATGCccagctctcttaatcattaatttagccgcctttagcggcaatgatgcTTTCCAGGCGGTGGGGGAAGGCCTGggacccgctgcagatgtagtgttccatcatggcgtcccagtactggctgacagtggctttgagggcctcattGTTTAAATAAAGGACACTGCAGGACTTCTCCTCAATATgtatccaaaaggtgtagtcgagggggttgcaTCAGGACTGTAAGAAGGCccaaaagtgtccaaaaaaaaaaaaaaagttcaaaaaactcattgaaaagagtcttgcaacggaggagatggtgTTCTTTCATTGCtcgtgtcaaaagtggcctctccatcatcacaaggctctttccaccctcTTTTgtgatagctctctgaacagtctggtgtTAAACCCCGAGGTCTATTGCATGGGTATTCATGGACTTGGGGGGATTTTGCTATTTTCTTTCACTCCTAAGCATTCAGTTTGGTCTTTTGAAAGAACCACAGAGAGCTCAGGTTCGTTTTGTTTTGTATGACTTAATGtcaatctctcaaccttcattaattattgaattaataagtgttcagatttcaatggaccatccggtaCAGTGACGGAGTGGCAAAAATGCGTTTAGAGACCTTACACTTtcccaaagtcagttttttgattttccTCAGCAGAAAAGGTATTTGTGCAGGGAAGAGGAGAGGATACTAATCTAATAATGGGACAGTACAATGtatagttgtacaaaatatgacgtttttgtagttgcaacctgaacagtgatttttttccaaagttgttatcaccattcttttattcttgaagagagaacatttaatcATAAAGTACCAACGTATGATCATCAAAGATGGAAAGTAccattgatgatttgttggggagtccCTGTAATTAGTGaaagtccatgttggactcgGAATCAAATTGAGAATCGGCATAGGAGTAATTCCTTCTTTTGTACTCACTATAtccggagtgggatttgtgtttatgtacttcctctcatagctgctcgcagctaatctaCTATAACAccttgacagctaagctgctctcctctcaaacatgatattatttgaatctctgatTATAAGTAGCTCTTGTAAAGGATTtctgaacaattcccaacaatcaTTGAATAGTATTCCATTGCTGGAGGGGATACATTGGCCAACTATCAACTGAGTTTGGGCTGAGCTCTTGGATAATTAAGAGTAGAACTGAAGGTTGGTTGGGgtgttttaattgtaagtccttgttggactcggagtagaattgaggatagattTAAGGTAAATTCCTTACCTTatcttgctagatacggagtggggtttgtgtaTTTTATCTTCTTCATATCATAACATCTTGTTGgtgttataataaaaagttatgggaGCTAAACTTCACGTATCTAAATCTTCATTTTGCCTAAACaattttgtccaaaatattttgcttcaatgatatttcgccttaatatatacataaatgaagtttatgcgtttttattgcttatttttgattgatacttatgttccttttgaatttagtaataaaaacatGGAGGATTGTAATATTTATGACCATAAAATGCGTAAAATGTATGTTTGAATAATGATAGAATTATGcttttgaatcaaattatacttgtacgtcaatccatgagtcttttctattatgaataatccatcatgtccaatgataatttcttaattacGAAGTAGTGATTAGCACTTCCTCCGTTCGAACCGTTGTcctgtttgttatttttgtttttctcattATACAAATTCTATTATCCCTATTTTGTCTTTTGgttagaattaattatatagtcaGATTCAGTTCACgtatgattccatcattttccTATCAGAAAACAACCTTTTAATGTgctttatagtaatacacatagcacaaaaataacaaaaatgacgtataaatctcatttatttaaatattaaggcgtaatatccttgaggcaaaaagGTTTAAggccatattttatacaacacgTGTCCAATGGATGGGACCGGGGGGAAATCtaacttaattcaataataatcatcCCAGCCTTTCTATTTTCAGAgtatttttagttgtttttttacatgaatAATTACATAACTTGAGTGTTTATATGATCTTTCTGCAAGACCCGGATGTGGcattcaaaattatgtttagaATACAGAAAGAGAAGTGGATTAATACTTGATTATTCCTAATTAAACATGACACACTACGATAAATAgctaataaatatagaaaaaatctacaaaaattgtattagtacatacatatgtggcccgtcaaaacagaaaacaagctagaattaattttgtcaaaattgagtctggatcaCAACCTTTATATTCTTGGACGGAGAAATTAAAACTTCTTTTCTGATTAAACCTTTGGAATTGTCGAGGGATATTACACAATGAATcgtcatattgaaaaaattaaaaattgctgGATTAGGTATTAAATTAAGCCTTATAAATCTAATGAGGATACTAAATGGTTGCCATTCTTATCAGGTAGTATTTCAACTCATTTAAGAAGCTTACATATAGTCAGGACCGTCCGTAGGATTATCTATATAGATATTGTTTTGGGGAGGGGGtcccttggtttttggatttttttttttttggaaaaaaacaatatttattgacaaaaaattaaatttttaggaaaaaaaaattgaaaattccacagctatttagagaaaattaatctttttattttttaatgttcctttaattgattagGTGgcgttgcactgattaagtataagtacacattataatattaagattacttcatctgacctaggTATcatttggtgaaatccatatacagaaagtatatttctttctctaacaATCGCCTGGGCGCgaacgcacattgaattcaagagaataacttctcctgaGCGTGTAGTCCATGACCTACAgcgattccataaaaatttcaaattttttggaaaaaactttcaaaaaaccataggtatttagagaaaattaattaaaaaaatcaatatataaatatagtccTGTGAACACCCCAGATAGCAAGATGATATTTaatgacttttatttataatattacagaATCGGAATACGGAATTTTTTGGAATCatccatcactaataataattcTAGCTTGTGTTCGTGTTGTTAACTTACCACATAATTAATCATGTACGTATCTGAAATGCCTTTCGTGATTACTTACCAACGGCGTAGTTgttgatagaaaaaaatgacaaatttccAGACggatttaatttgtttgtgcAATTTAGAAGGAAGTGATATGTTTCAATCACTGCTCTATATTGCGGATGAGTTCGAAGATCCCAGTAACAGAAATTCTTAGGATGATATTTAAAACCAGGAAGAGTCTTAGAATCCAGTTTGGGACATTCTtgcatacttaaataaaattcaaattcaaacatatggagtattaatcattttttaactacgaaaaaatggacaaaaaatgtaactaaGTAAGGCATATCAGGGAATTCTaaaggttttttcttttctttacttCAGGTTGAGTTTGTATTCCCACATgaggagaatatatttttttttactccattccttcaagagaggaaataaaaacaaaattgttttacacattattttgttattgaatcCCATGATAATACCAATAATGACAAGGGTCAAGTTCGGTTTTAGGGGCCTCACGCTgaatatatctttgaaaaaataaatatatttaagaatgttttttttatttttaaaataataagaaatattttatttactcaaagaaataaaaaaagtcattctaacaatacattgaaattatttttctaatgaagtgaaaatattttaaatccaatttaaaaaaaaagaaggaaaggtaaatttaatttaatgttgcCCAGGGGATTTCACGCTAAAACCGACCCTGACCAGGGTTATTAAcgaataataatacattattaactaaattatatatatatattcataattatattcagAGTGGACCATAAATGCTCTAAAATGAatgattgtatataaatttagaaattcaaAAACTGTGGACGTTATATCAATCtgtgataaacaaaaaatattcataatggtATCTTCCTTATGCAAAAGAAATACAATCTCTTAAGTCTATAACGCCCACTAGATCCATGCccaatcataatttttgaaaatggaatCCAAGTATATATCCTAgaacaaataattgttgttgtcttttaaattgaaatttttgagtatttgcTCAAAAATTGTGAATGATTCTTAAATTAAAGTAGCTAACAGGTAACTGTTCCTGCTTatggttatataattttaaaaaaaagaatgggtACACTGTGTATGGGCACCGCACGTAATACATTCTCTTTCTAACAGGAAATTGGAGACcgcaaaaaattgaaatgatctTTTTCCAGAATGGTGGAAAAATGGACAAATATAAGGAGTGCCTTATTCAAGTGGTTCTCATTGTGGGGGTCGCAGTAAACAAGGGAGGAGTAGCGATATGAAGTCTAAtctggatcattttaaaaagtatttcccagaaGATAGTGCTCCATAATAACATATTGGATAGGCCTAGTTGTGTCGGCCTCGTGAGTTGGGGGCAGGAGTTGctatataaaggaatttttgctttctactatttttattttttttctggagtAAAAATTTTTACCGCAAAATGGtagtcaaatttttttcccatatttttttttcttaaaaagtgaaaatatgtaATGCAAATTatgtatcaaagaaaaaattccaaaaaccaagtaatctttttgcataaaatgctctccatattttatattcatttttcaatgagAGGTGTAGGGGATCCACATTGTTTAGCCACATATCGCACTCAAAAAAGATTGGGAAGTACTGCGTTATTTACCTGCTGAAAACATCTCAGACAATCACTGACTGTGGTTTTACGTCCAAAGGATTCTTTAGagtcaattatacatttttggggGCAAAACTAATCATTTTGTTTGTCAAATATGGctttaaacgaaaaaaataactaaaaacaaTGCTGGTAGACTTGCCAAACAAGTTTCTGCCTTCCATTAAGTTTATTTTCCAATGTCTAATTGACCacgatgatttaaaaaaaatgctttaagcAAACTTGTAGACAATTAAtcaatagctataaatttaacTAGGAATATCTcattaaaacatacaaaattacacGCAAACTTTGTTGTCAGTTGTCCATGTTTTTGCGTCTTCTCTCCAAATCAGTTCGGAACGTTGAATCGTTGAATTAGAATTACACTTTGccacaattattgaataataactccatATTTGAGAAGGATTTTGCTAACTACCAACTACATTTGCACCTTTTTTCTGTATCTTTTGATATGAAAGGTTGCAATATCAATGTTTGGAACGTTGTTGATTGGGTGAGGTTCGAATTAGCTCTTATAATTAAGGTGCAaacaataattccatagtttggaagaatggTGCATCTGCGTTgcttacttttatatttttttgtacacaaaGCAACAGAGATTGGCGCCGTCTTGCaggtggcaaaataatacaactcccgacatgataatattatttaatgaataaatttttatgggtatacatcgtttaaaaaaatagctacatACTGTCATGCCACCTTGcagataatgtatatatttagtttgctcatatttaataattatctgCTACCAAATTTTGTTGGACAATTATTCTGCTTCTGTttagatgaaaggttgcgttaaatacaataaatttaaagtaactttaaactttttaaaataagttagatgagttttaacatttttatagtcCTTAGGATCCAC includes the following:
- the LOC121127657 gene encoding cytokine receptor isoform X2; translated protein: MSSNTARTKKSMLSKNTKQTMAIERIWSCFLCAIFTLLLGLIEVSSSDDFNYQCFEGFAIASGFIAPRHDLNVETGSAPITFYCTLNPNFEYYSRDGARSSNLTFNFERNQDYPIETRILNETTIAFDFVPNHPMSDILLCKLVTPNANNKGICSRNVNVGYLPKEPEDFNCISKNWQSLNCTWSISDNPIVTNYELTYFTTSTNHMQECPKLDSKTLPGFKYHPKNFCYWDLRTHPQYRAVIETYHFLLNCTNKLNPSGNLSFFSINNYAVVQPDPVNKVQITSHDQSTLILEYQIPLELRYFSPGLYQWIQYKSEYESSWINLDVGKEPMNNFTFKYFLTDLKAYTNYTVRIRLLSGKRNFSHEDPLWSEERLGNARTLPSVPVKSPNTVIGSFEIISGFDSRDIYVYWQQVEKEEELGPNFGYRVTEVFEGDKVVPISPKWVTSAYAYFPRMSLNSYTFYITSENFVGQAPSTSKVFVADYDKLKQLQPRSFTKIAYDDDKFEVSWLKPIHYEMVDNYTVFWCQSERDRPYQCKGYLDWVFVDRDVRSTNITVDPNFLYQFAVSANSKEYSSGMVWATCTIIANKVNGKLKNVFVDLVQTTRLKVRWRLDCSDRVGIVSGYKISYCAINSPNPDAKCDNNSLKTAMADPDKSEFIVNDLDPYVYYKVGVSVVTRGGEGEVSDYVVNRTSPARPGSPPRNFQITVKPPRKVFLSWDPPLKPNGPISFYQIEGSYINYAGSFIRTFFQSKTLTSEVLDSKFLVSNTKYHIAIRACTSIPQFDAPSCGLVWNNQSFVTPSGESGKMKDPIVYFENSTLLQVSWDMDSFHKGGEISHYEVRLTKGENLVAPIFPSTKEQSVMSVSLNDLDDPDDWIISDCGSSSTKAEPYNVTVRAVTFGSGSKKEFWGPWSNPTSTLGYCSRYIPIGFYMGITSACVLVGIFGILYGVRFYILSKDKRIQFDEVERKLSAGFISKNMVDKFNTDDTVYGTKIHQKFDRSNSMTTLLNKDPKVIVESSNSCSSITSGRTSSRIDDDTFKTLQSDYESEQTEESSSLNSDKGPPPTTLSSGYVSCSSPSVMKPPSSSEEIHKDITMNPITSTGYVSFDEVVRKEAIPSLSSNGYVALGDVKLNTGDFHSNVDGGGNAKDIISSTPACLKNNSYTRVSMLIPHEYSLKKNHPHVHNFGYQNLHSADPSKNLKNMHVELKKDSGAISPLSRFHSVKTNMI